One genomic region from Clostridium saccharobutylicum DSM 13864 encodes:
- the pfkB gene encoding 1-phosphofructokinase, translating to MINTITLNPSLDYIVKVDSFKVDALNRSLEEQVYAGGKGINVSIVLKNLGVENTALGYIAGFTGEEISRQVKEHGVNCDFIKLKNGLSRINVKLKSDGETEINGSGPVITETDLQNLYEKLNSLTKGDYLILSGSIPNSVPDDIYENIMKSLLDKGIEFVVDATKDLLLKVLKYKPFLIKPNHHELAEMFNIELKSDEDIITYGKKLQEMGAKNVLISMAGDGAILLPENGEPIKREVPKGVLKNSVGAGDSMVAGFLCGYLKNKNIDEAFKMGIATGSASAFSEELATKEQVEELLLQMK from the coding sequence ATGATTAATACTATAACACTAAACCCTTCTTTAGACTATATAGTTAAAGTTGATTCTTTTAAAGTTGATGCTTTAAATAGAAGTTTAGAAGAACAAGTATATGCAGGTGGTAAGGGAATTAATGTATCAATTGTTCTAAAGAATTTAGGAGTAGAAAATACAGCTTTGGGATATATAGCTGGATTTACAGGTGAAGAAATTTCGAGACAGGTTAAAGAACATGGGGTTAACTGTGATTTTATCAAATTAAAAAATGGTTTATCAAGAATAAACGTAAAACTTAAAAGTGATGGAGAAACAGAAATCAATGGTTCAGGACCAGTAATAACTGAAACTGATTTACAAAATCTTTATGAAAAATTAAATTCATTAACTAAAGGTGATTACCTTATATTATCAGGAAGCATACCCAATAGTGTACCTGATGATATTTATGAAAACATAATGAAGAGTTTATTAGATAAAGGAATAGAATTCGTAGTTGATGCAACAAAGGACTTATTATTAAAAGTATTAAAATATAAACCATTTTTAATTAAACCAAATCACCACGAATTAGCAGAAATGTTCAATATAGAATTAAAGAGTGATGAAGATATAATTACATATGGTAAAAAGCTTCAAGAAATGGGAGCAAAGAATGTTCTTATATCAATGGCTGGAGATGGCGCTATTCTTCTACCTGAAAATGGAGAGCCAATAAAAAGAGAAGTTCCAAAGGGAGTATTAAAAAATTCAGTTGGAGCAGGAGATTCTATGGTTGCAGGTTTCTTATGCGGATATCTTAAAAATAAAAATATAGATGAAGCATTTAAAATGGGAATTGCAACTGGTAGTGCAAGTGCCTTTTCAGAAGAACTTGCAACTAAAGAACAAGTTGAAGAATTATTACTTCAAATGAAATAA
- a CDS encoding PTS fructose transporter subunit IIABC, translating to MKIVDLLHKQGINLNISPASKNECINELVDLMDKTGNLNNKEEYKKAILAREELSTTGIGDGIAIPHGKTKAVKQASLAAAVSKKGVDYDSLDGMPAHLFFMIAVPDNSDNLHLEVLARLSTILMDESFRTSLINCTDKDEFLRLIDEKEAEKFPDEPRKEASVSNDGYRVLAVTACPTGIAHTYMAAESLENKGKEMGVSIKVETNGSGGAKNVLTKEEIKNAECIIIAADKNVEMARFDGKRVIKTKVADGIHKATELIEKATNGSAPIYHHEGGSEDNSEIESEGIGRQIYKHLMNGVSHMLPFVIGGGILIALAFLFDTFNPANPSGFGSGTPLAAFFMKVGGSSFGFMLPILAGYIAMSIADRPGLAVGFVGGFIAKEGITFASAFDPKVAVVSGGFLGALFAGFLAGYLVLALKKIFNALPETLEGLKPTLLYPVFGILLVGLIMIAVNPFFGAINTGLTNGLNSMGGTSKVLLGIVVAGMMAIDMGGPFNKAAYVFGTASLSASMAAGNQNGFLIMAAVMAGGMVPPLAIALCTTFFGNRFTENERKSGITNYIMGLSFITEGAIPFAAADPIRVIPSCIVGSATAGAISMLFNCTLMAPHGGIFVVPVIGNPFGYIAAVVIGAIVGMIIMAILKKPIRK from the coding sequence ATGAAAATAGTTGATCTATTACACAAACAAGGTATTAATTTAAATATTAGTCCAGCATCTAAAAATGAGTGTATTAATGAATTAGTCGACCTTATGGATAAAACAGGGAATTTAAATAATAAAGAAGAATATAAAAAAGCAATACTAGCTAGAGAAGAATTAAGTACTACAGGTATTGGAGATGGAATAGCAATACCTCATGGAAAAACTAAGGCTGTTAAACAAGCTTCACTTGCAGCTGCAGTAAGTAAGAAAGGCGTAGATTATGATTCATTAGATGGAATGCCAGCACACCTTTTCTTCATGATAGCAGTGCCAGATAATAGTGACAATTTACACTTAGAAGTTCTAGCAAGATTATCTACAATATTGATGGATGAAAGTTTTAGAACAAGTTTAATAAACTGTACTGATAAAGATGAATTCTTAAGATTAATAGATGAAAAAGAAGCTGAAAAATTTCCAGATGAACCTAGAAAAGAAGCTAGTGTAAGTAATGATGGTTATAGAGTATTGGCAGTAACTGCTTGCCCTACTGGAATCGCACATACTTATATGGCAGCTGAAAGTCTTGAAAACAAGGGTAAAGAAATGGGCGTTTCAATAAAAGTTGAAACAAACGGTTCTGGAGGAGCTAAGAATGTTTTAACTAAAGAAGAAATTAAAAATGCTGAATGTATAATTATAGCAGCTGATAAAAACGTTGAAATGGCAAGATTCGATGGGAAAAGAGTTATAAAAACTAAGGTGGCAGATGGAATTCATAAAGCTACTGAATTAATTGAAAAAGCTACAAATGGAAGTGCTCCAATTTATCATCACGAAGGTGGAAGTGAAGATAACTCAGAAATTGAAAGTGAAGGAATTGGACGTCAAATTTACAAACATCTTATGAATGGTGTATCTCATATGTTACCATTTGTTATAGGTGGAGGTATACTTATAGCTTTAGCATTCCTTTTCGATACATTTAACCCTGCAAATCCTAGTGGATTTGGATCAGGTACACCATTAGCAGCATTTTTCATGAAGGTTGGTGGTAGTTCATTTGGATTTATGTTACCTATACTTGCTGGTTATATAGCTATGAGTATTGCTGATAGACCAGGTTTAGCAGTTGGTTTTGTTGGTGGATTTATAGCTAAGGAAGGTATAACTTTTGCAAGTGCTTTTGATCCAAAAGTAGCAGTAGTTAGTGGCGGTTTCTTAGGCGCATTGTTCGCAGGTTTTCTTGCAGGTTATTTAGTGTTAGCATTAAAGAAAATCTTTAATGCATTACCAGAAACATTAGAAGGATTAAAACCAACATTGTTATATCCTGTATTTGGAATATTATTAGTTGGATTAATAATGATTGCTGTAAATCCTTTCTTCGGTGCAATTAATACTGGACTTACAAATGGCCTTAATTCAATGGGTGGAACAAGTAAAGTTCTTCTTGGAATAGTTGTTGCTGGTATGATGGCAATAGATATGGGTGGCCCTTTCAACAAAGCAGCATATGTATTTGGTACAGCATCTCTTAGTGCATCAATGGCTGCTGGAAACCAAAACGGTTTCTTAATAATGGCAGCTGTAATGGCTGGTGGTATGGTTCCACCACTTGCAATTGCATTATGTACAACATTCTTTGGAAATAGATTTACTGAAAATGAAAGAAAATCAGGTATAACAAATTATATCATGGGATTATCATTCATTACAGAAGGTGCAATACCTTTTGCAGCAGCAGATCCAATAAGAGTAATACCTTCTTGTATAGTTGGATCAGCTACAGCAGGTGCAATTTCAATGTTATTTAATTGTACACTAATGGCACCACATGGTGGAATATTCGTTGTTCCAGTTATAGGAAATCCATTTGGATATATTGCAGCAGTTGTAATAGGTGCGATAGTTGGTATGATTATAATGGCAATATTAAAGAAACCTATAAGAAAATAG
- a CDS encoding hemerythrin domain-containing protein, with the protein MNAVDLMVEEHAYIKRMLKVVRKVCFESLENHKVNYDDFYLIIDFIRNYADCHHHKKEENFLFNKMVENLGALGEKTVKYGMLVEHDLGRYYIMTLDKSLKDLKNGNKEALLDVIANAISYADLLERHIEKENNVIYKFAQRELDDQVLKSIDDDCCKFESSNLHVRDKYVSILEKLELKYL; encoded by the coding sequence ATGAATGCAGTAGATTTAATGGTAGAAGAACATGCATATATAAAACGCATGCTTAAGGTTGTACGAAAAGTCTGCTTTGAATCTTTAGAAAATCATAAGGTAAACTATGATGACTTTTACTTAATTATAGATTTTATTAGAAATTATGCAGATTGTCATCATCACAAAAAGGAAGAAAATTTTCTTTTCAATAAGATGGTAGAAAATCTTGGGGCATTAGGAGAAAAAACTGTAAAGTATGGAATGCTCGTGGAACATGATTTAGGAAGATACTATATAATGACTCTTGATAAATCACTAAAGGATTTAAAAAACGGAAACAAAGAAGCACTTTTAGATGTAATTGCAAATGCCATTAGTTATGCTGATTTATTAGAAAGACATATTGAAAAAGAAAATAATGTTATATATAAATTTGCACAAAGAGAGCTTGATGATCAAGTATTAAAATCTATAGATGATGATTGTTGTAAATTTGAAAGCAGTAACTTACATGTAAGAGATAAATATGTTTCGATTTTAGAAAAATTAGAACTAAAATATCTTTGA
- a CDS encoding IS3 family transposase (programmed frameshift) — protein sequence MSKKLFTNKEIELLSKNKYIKNVTNKAITYTDEFKILFIAERSKGKLPIHIFQDAGFDTDVIGNNRIWCASKRWRNIYNESGALGLRDSRKLNSGRPLKRELTVNEIIAKKDAEIAYWKAEAELLKKFELQERQVKNNKLSSTSIFKIIQSIISKYSYKNIISHLCKIAEVSRSGYYNYLNSSNKRNSKDEKDLELKHIILKAFNHRGYKKGSRSIKMVLEHEFNRVINRKCIQRIMRKYNIVCPIRKANPYRRMMKATKEHTVLPNTLNREFKQGLVGKVLLTDITYLTYGASNRAYLSTIKDASTNEILSYHLSESLTLDIATETVKKLMRNHKKLLDKDVFIHSDQGVHYTSPRFQKLLKKYKIGQSMSRRGNCWDNAPQESFFGHMKDEIDLKICTTFYELESTINNYMDYYNNYRYQWGLKKLAPVQYRDQLLAA from the exons ATGAGTAAAAAACTATTTACTAATAAAGAAATTGAATTGTTATCAAAGAATAAATATATAAAAAACGTCACAAATAAAGCAATCACGTATACAGATGAATTTAAAATACTTTTTATCGCTGAGCGTAGCAAAGGTAAACTACCTATTCATATTTTTCAGGATGCAGGATTTGATACAGATGTTATTGGAAATAATAGAATTTGGTGCGCAAGTAAAAGATGGCGTAATATTTATAATGAATCAGGAGCGCTTGGATTGAGAGATTCTCGAAAATTAAATAGTGGTCGTCCACTAAAACGTGAACTAACCGTGAATGAAATAATAGCTAAAAAAGATGCTGAAATTGCTTATTGGAAAGCGGAGGCAGAACTATTAAAAAAAT TCGAGCTGCAAGAAAGGCAGGTGAAAAATAATAAATTAAGTTCAACATCAATATTCAAGATCATACAGAGTATAATTTCAAAATACAGTTATAAAAATATAATTTCTCATTTATGCAAAATAGCTGAAGTCTCTAGATCAGGATATTATAATTATTTAAATTCAAGTAATAAGCGTAATTCTAAAGATGAAAAGGATTTAGAATTAAAGCATATAATTCTTAAAGCATTTAATCATAGAGGCTACAAGAAAGGATCACGCTCTATAAAAATGGTTTTAGAACATGAATTTAATAGAGTAATAAATCGAAAGTGTATACAAAGAATTATGAGAAAATATAATATTGTGTGTCCAATTAGAAAGGCAAACCCTTATCGTAGAATGATGAAAGCTACTAAAGAACATACAGTTCTACCTAATACTTTGAACAGGGAATTCAAACAAGGTTTGGTCGGTAAGGTATTATTAACTGATATAACTTATTTAACATATGGAGCATCTAATAGAGCCTATTTATCTACTATTAAAGATGCTTCTACAAATGAAATTCTCTCGTATCATCTTTCAGAAAGTCTTACATTAGATATAGCTACTGAAACTGTTAAAAAGCTGATGAGGAATCATAAAAAATTACTTGATAAAGATGTTTTTATTCATTCAGATCAAGGCGTTCATTACACTAGTCCTAGATTTCAAAAACTTCTTAAGAAATATAAAATTGGACAATCCATGTCTAGACGCGGAAACTGTTGGGACAACGCCCCGCAGGAATCATTTTTTGGACATATGAAAGATGAAATAGACTTAAAAATTTGTACAACATTTTACGAATTAGAATCAACAATTAATAATTATATGGATTACTATAATAATTACAGATACCAATGGGGACTTAAAAAGCTGGCTCCTGTTCAATATCGGGACCAGCTTTTAGCTGCCTAG
- the nifJ gene encoding pyruvate:ferredoxin (flavodoxin) oxidoreductase: MRKMKTMDGNTAAAYISYAFTEVAVIFPITPSSPMAEHVDEWVSQGKKNIFGQPVKVVEMQSEAGAAGALHGSLQAGALSTTYTASQGLLLMIPNMYKIAGEMLPCVIHVAARALATSSLNIFGDHQDVMAARQTGFAMLAEGSIQEVMDLSGVAHLATIKSRIPFMNFFDGFRTSHEIQKIEMIDQDELAGLVDYDVVKAFRENSLNPNHPVTRGTAQNPDIYFQTREAVNQYYENVPDIVEKYMSEITKLTGREYHCFDYYGAKDADRIIIAMGSVTDVIEETIDYLNANKQSVGLIKVRLYRPFSIKKLLKAIPKSVKKIAVLDRTKEPGCVGEPLYLDVISSYLGKEDAPVIVGGRFGLGSKDPTPAHIAAVYDELAQENPRNGFTIGIIDDVTNTSLKPLEHIDATPEGITSCKFWGLGSDGTVGANKSAIKIIGDHTDMYAQGYFDYDSRKSGGITVSHLRFGKNPIKSRYLIDNADFIACHNQSYVYKYHVLRGLKKNSKFLLNTIWNSEELDERLPAPMKRFIAENNIEFYTINAVKIAQDIGLGGRINMIMQAAFFKLANIIPIEDAVKYLKEAVVTSYGKKGEKVVNMNNEAIDAGIKGLVKIKVPENWKIAKEENNELREDLPKFIKEIVRPMNRLEGDAIPVSTFIKNKVDDGTFMHGTTSYEKRGIALNVPEWIPERCIQCNQCSYVCPHACIRPFLLNESEKEKAPESIKLVEPKAIKSEEKLYYTIGVTPLDCTGCGNCAQVCPAPGKALIMKSQDSQHEQIEVWNYTLEKVTKRNPMDKKTVKGSQFERPLLEYSGACAGCGETPYAKLVTQLFGDRMMIANATGCSSIWAAGAPATAYTINQEGHGPAWANSLFEDNAEFGYGMYLGVTTIRERIASNVQMALDNDLDDQTKSILKEWLDNKDVGEGSRERSEKVIEALENDRSEIGDIILADKEFLIKRSQWIFGGDGWAYDIGYGGLDHVLASNENVNVLVFDTEVYSNTGGQSSKSTPTAAIAKFASSGKRTKKKDLGMIAMTYGYVYVAQIAMGADKNQAIKAITEAEAYDGPSLIIAYSTCINHGIKIGMSNTQEEEKKAVDCGYWDLYRYNPALKGEKNPFTLDSKEPKGNFRDFLMGEIRYASLAKAFPEEAEKLFEKTEREAIERLENYKKLTY, encoded by the coding sequence ATGAGAAAAATGAAAACTATGGATGGAAATACAGCTGCAGCATATATATCTTATGCATTTACAGAAGTAGCAGTAATTTTCCCTATAACTCCTTCATCTCCAATGGCTGAACATGTTGATGAATGGGTTTCGCAAGGTAAAAAAAATATTTTTGGTCAGCCTGTAAAAGTAGTTGAAATGCAATCAGAAGCAGGGGCCGCTGGAGCTTTACATGGAAGTTTACAGGCTGGAGCTCTTTCAACTACATATACAGCATCGCAAGGTCTATTACTTATGATACCTAATATGTATAAAATAGCAGGAGAGATGTTACCATGTGTTATTCATGTTGCAGCTAGGGCATTAGCCACATCTTCACTAAATATTTTTGGAGACCATCAAGATGTTATGGCAGCTAGGCAGACAGGATTTGCAATGCTTGCTGAAGGTTCTATTCAAGAAGTTATGGATTTAAGTGGGGTTGCACATTTAGCTACTATAAAATCTAGAATACCATTTATGAATTTTTTTGATGGATTTAGAACATCGCATGAAATTCAAAAAATCGAAATGATAGATCAAGATGAATTGGCAGGATTAGTGGATTATGATGTTGTTAAAGCATTTAGAGAAAATAGTTTGAATCCAAATCATCCAGTTACACGAGGGACAGCTCAAAATCCAGACATATATTTTCAAACTAGAGAAGCTGTAAATCAATATTATGAAAATGTTCCTGATATTGTTGAAAAATACATGAGTGAAATAACTAAGCTTACTGGTAGAGAATATCATTGTTTTGATTATTATGGAGCTAAGGATGCAGATAGAATAATAATAGCTATGGGATCTGTAACAGATGTAATTGAAGAAACAATTGATTATTTAAATGCTAATAAGCAAAGTGTAGGATTAATTAAGGTCAGACTATACAGACCATTTTCTATAAAGAAGTTATTAAAAGCTATACCAAAAAGCGTAAAAAAAATAGCTGTTTTAGATAGAACTAAGGAACCAGGCTGTGTTGGTGAACCTTTATACTTAGATGTAATAAGTAGTTATTTAGGTAAGGAAGATGCACCAGTAATTGTAGGTGGAAGATTTGGACTTGGGTCAAAGGATCCAACACCAGCTCATATAGCTGCAGTATATGATGAATTAGCTCAAGAAAATCCAAGGAATGGATTTACTATTGGAATAATTGATGATGTTACAAATACATCATTAAAACCACTTGAACATATTGATGCTACACCAGAAGGAATAACATCATGTAAGTTCTGGGGATTAGGTTCAGATGGTACTGTTGGAGCTAATAAGAGTGCAATCAAAATTATTGGAGATCATACAGATATGTATGCTCAAGGATACTTTGATTATGATTCACGAAAATCTGGTGGTATAACAGTATCACATTTAAGATTTGGAAAAAATCCAATAAAATCACGTTACTTAATTGATAATGCCGATTTTATTGCTTGCCATAACCAATCATACGTGTATAAATATCATGTATTAAGGGGACTTAAGAAAAATTCTAAATTCTTATTAAATACAATTTGGAATAGTGAAGAATTAGATGAACGATTACCAGCACCTATGAAACGATTCATTGCAGAAAATAATATAGAATTTTATACAATAAATGCAGTAAAAATAGCTCAAGATATTGGACTTGGCGGAAGAATTAACATGATAATGCAAGCAGCATTTTTCAAACTAGCCAATATAATTCCAATTGAAGATGCTGTTAAGTATTTAAAAGAAGCAGTTGTAACATCTTATGGTAAAAAGGGCGAAAAAGTAGTTAATATGAACAATGAAGCAATAGATGCAGGAATAAAAGGATTAGTTAAAATTAAAGTGCCTGAAAATTGGAAAATTGCTAAAGAAGAGAATAATGAACTTAGAGAAGATTTACCAAAGTTTATCAAAGAAATAGTAAGACCTATGAATAGATTAGAAGGTGATGCTATTCCAGTTTCGACTTTTATTAAAAATAAAGTTGATGATGGTACATTTATGCATGGAACTACATCTTACGAGAAAAGAGGCATAGCGTTAAACGTTCCAGAGTGGATACCTGAAAGATGTATACAATGTAATCAATGTTCTTATGTATGTCCACATGCATGTATACGTCCATTTTTATTAAATGAGAGTGAAAAAGAAAAAGCACCTGAAAGTATAAAGTTAGTAGAACCAAAGGCAATTAAGAGTGAAGAAAAGCTATATTATACAATTGGAGTAACACCACTTGATTGTACTGGATGTGGAAATTGCGCTCAAGTTTGCCCAGCGCCGGGGAAGGCTTTGATAATGAAATCACAAGACAGCCAACATGAACAAATTGAAGTTTGGAATTATACTCTTGAAAAAGTTACTAAGAGGAATCCAATGGATAAAAAAACTGTTAAGGGAAGTCAATTTGAAAGACCACTTCTTGAATACAGCGGTGCATGTGCAGGTTGTGGTGAAACTCCATATGCAAAACTTGTAACTCAACTTTTTGGAGATCGAATGATGATAGCAAATGCTACAGGATGTTCATCAATTTGGGCAGCTGGTGCACCAGCAACTGCATATACAATTAATCAAGAAGGCCATGGACCAGCTTGGGCTAATTCATTATTTGAAGATAATGCTGAATTTGGATATGGAATGTATTTAGGAGTTACAACTATTCGTGAAAGAATTGCTAGCAATGTTCAAATGGCTCTTGATAATGATTTAGATGATCAGACTAAGTCAATATTAAAGGAATGGCTAGACAACAAAGATGTAGGAGAAGGTTCAAGAGAAAGATCAGAAAAAGTTATTGAAGCTCTTGAAAATGACAGAAGTGAAATAGGGGATATAATTTTAGCAGATAAAGAATTTTTAATTAAGAGATCTCAATGGATTTTTGGTGGTGATGGATGGGCTTATGACATTGGATATGGTGGATTAGATCATGTTCTTGCTAGTAATGAAAATGTTAATGTATTAGTATTTGATACAGAAGTATATTCAAATACTGGTGGTCAATCATCAAAATCAACTCCTACAGCAGCTATAGCTAAATTTGCATCAAGTGGAAAGAGGACTAAGAAAAAAGATTTAGGAATGATAGCAATGACTTATGGATATGTGTATGTGGCACAAATTGCAATGGGCGCTGATAAGAATCAGGCTATTAAAGCAATAACAGAGGCTGAAGCTTATGATGGACCATCACTAATTATTGCATATTCTACATGTATAAATCATGGTATAAAAATTGGAATGTCAAATACACAAGAAGAAGAAAAGAAGGCAGTTGATTGTGGTTATTGGGATCTTTATAGATATAATCCAGCTTTAAAAGGAGAAAAAAATCCATTTACACTAGATTCAAAAGAACCTAAAGGTAATTTTAGAGATTTTCTAATGGGTGAAATAAGATATGCCTCTCTTGCTAAGGCATTTCCAGAAGAAGCAGAAAAATTATTCGAAAAGACTGAAAGAGAAGCTATAGAAAGATTAGAAAATTATAAAAAATTAACATACTAA
- a CDS encoding DUF342 domain-containing protein has translation MGKISSMFLQKNLNTKTEDSDNYNLKETNKCDKMQTVVGAKVENGKIIVCKKPSDNDSETVTIKSCDGIELLINGQPCDNKTLYTITELDKIEYISKKTEAIRNFNIETSEDKMKCYVIVEYIPEYTYELVDKSIHRNLALKTKRVEGNYPNKYTISEAKEILKKNNIIEGIIYRNLIEACSSLKCENMLIATGIPAVDDKPTEIKILFDLEEKKVLNELSEDKIDYKNLYSIANIEAGQLLAEIIPSEIGKDGKNICGEILKRKSIKDKPIKIGEGCKIDNDKIIATKTGRPCCKKGIVSVNSVYSIDNVDLKSGNIRFSGNVDISECISEGMEVKAGNAVNVVKNIDSAKVVASGEINVKGNVINSTLFTGQIDMEKKLYLDNLKEYNSILEQIIHTVNEVLESNNNFKKIGEIVKILIEKRFKTIPKLSLNIITHSICEDDGNIELVNFIRNKMMALNVLKIKSLEELSQLKELLENEIDFFSDGIIVPADIKIGYCQDCVIKSTGNIIIDGKGEYVSTLTALENIEFTQKDSVARGGIISAGKNIKLGIVGSPAGVVTRLEVAKTGIITANIAYINTVFCFDKKSRILDVSGKDIKAYMKEDGEIIIEKFAL, from the coding sequence ATGGGAAAAATAAGTTCAATGTTCTTACAAAAAAACTTAAATACTAAGACAGAAGATAGCGATAATTATAACTTAAAAGAAACTAATAAATGTGATAAAATGCAAACAGTGGTTGGAGCAAAAGTCGAGAATGGAAAGATAATTGTTTGTAAAAAACCATCTGATAATGACTCTGAAACTGTAACAATAAAATCTTGTGATGGTATTGAGTTGTTGATTAATGGACAACCTTGTGACAATAAAACGTTATATACTATTACAGAATTAGATAAAATTGAATATATAAGCAAAAAAACTGAAGCTATAAGAAATTTCAATATAGAAACTTCTGAAGATAAAATGAAATGCTATGTAATAGTTGAATACATTCCAGAATACACATATGAACTTGTAGATAAGTCAATTCATAGGAATCTGGCACTAAAAACTAAAAGAGTTGAAGGTAATTATCCAAATAAATATACAATTTCAGAAGCTAAAGAAATTCTTAAAAAAAATAATATTATTGAAGGAATTATTTATAGAAATCTTATAGAAGCATGTTCTTCTTTAAAGTGCGAAAATATGTTAATTGCAACTGGAATTCCAGCAGTTGATGATAAGCCAACTGAGATTAAAATATTATTTGATCTTGAAGAGAAAAAAGTATTAAATGAATTATCCGAAGATAAGATAGATTATAAAAATCTATATTCTATTGCTAATATAGAAGCGGGACAACTTTTAGCTGAAATAATACCTAGTGAAATAGGTAAAGATGGTAAAAATATATGTGGAGAAATATTGAAACGAAAAAGTATAAAAGACAAGCCTATCAAAATTGGTGAGGGGTGTAAAATAGACAATGATAAAATAATTGCCACTAAAACAGGAAGACCATGCTGCAAAAAAGGTATTGTAAGTGTAAATAGTGTATACTCAATTGATAATGTTGATTTAAAGTCAGGAAATATACGTTTTTCAGGAAATGTTGACATTTCAGAATGCATTAGTGAAGGGATGGAGGTTAAAGCAGGAAATGCTGTAAATGTAGTTAAAAACATAGATAGCGCTAAAGTTGTAGCTAGTGGAGAAATAAATGTAAAGGGAAATGTCATAAATTCTACTTTATTCACAGGACAAATAGACATGGAAAAAAAATTATATTTAGATAATTTAAAAGAATATAATTCAATATTAGAACAAATAATTCATACAGTTAATGAAGTATTAGAATCTAATAATAATTTTAAAAAAATTGGAGAAATAGTTAAAATTCTTATCGAAAAAAGGTTTAAAACTATACCAAAGTTGTCTTTAAACATAATAACTCATAGTATTTGTGAAGATGATGGAAATATCGAATTGGTTAACTTTATAAGAAATAAAATGATGGCATTAAATGTATTAAAAATAAAATCTTTAGAGGAGCTCAGTCAACTTAAAGAATTATTGGAGAATGAAATTGATTTTTTTAGTGATGGTATCATAGTTCCAGCAGATATAAAAATAGGATACTGTCAAGATTGTGTAATAAAATCCACAGGTAATATTATTATAGATGGTAAAGGAGAATACGTTTCTACATTAACAGCATTAGAAAATATAGAATTTACTCAAAAAGATTCCGTTGCTAGAGGAGGTATTATATCTGCTGGAAAAAATATAAAGCTTGGAATAGTCGGAAGCCCTGCTGGCGTTGTAACACGATTGGAAGTTGCTAAAACTGGTATAATAACTGCTAATATAGCATATATTAATACTGTTTTTTGTTTTGATAAAAAATCAAGAATATTAGATGTATCTGGAAAAGATATTAAGGCATATATGAAAGAAGATGGAGAAATTATAATTGAAAAGTTTGCTTTATAA
- a CDS encoding superoxide dismutase, giving the protein MKYDKIELPYSYNALEPYIDEETIRIHYTKHLQAYVDKLNKALEGYEKFTNGKTLEEILSNISKIPKSIRQTVINQGGGVANHNLYFSILSPYPKKYPEGKLLKEINKAFGTLDNLKEEINNVSINQFGSGYGWLVRDKHGKLKVLNTLNQNTPLSCGFTPILTIDIWEHAYYLKYKNLRAEYVKNIWNIINWEKVEELYK; this is encoded by the coding sequence ATGAAATATGACAAAATTGAATTACCATACTCGTATAATGCCCTTGAACCGTATATTGATGAAGAAACTATAAGGATACATTACACAAAACATTTACAAGCTTATGTAGATAAGTTAAACAAGGCGCTAGAAGGTTATGAAAAATTCACAAATGGAAAAACTTTAGAAGAAATACTTTCAAATATAAGTAAGATTCCTAAAAGCATTAGACAAACAGTTATAAATCAAGGGGGAGGAGTGGCAAATCATAACTTATACTTTTCAATTCTTTCACCTTACCCCAAAAAATATCCTGAAGGCAAGCTGTTGAAGGAAATAAATAAAGCATTTGGAACTTTAGATAATTTAAAAGAAGAAATTAATAATGTATCAATAAATCAATTTGGTTCGGGATATGGATGGCTTGTTAGGGATAAACATGGAAAACTAAAAGTTTTAAATACACTAAATCAAAATACTCCATTAAGTTGTGGCTTTACACCTATATTAACAATCGATATTTGGGAGCATGCGTACTATCTAAAATATAAAAATTTACGAGCTGAGTATGTTAAGAACATATGGAATATAATTAATTGGGAGAAAGTTGAAGAACTATATAAATAA